The Oryzihumus leptocrescens sequence GCCCCGAGGACGAGAAGACCTACCTGCACCGCATCGGGCGCACCGCCCGCGCCGGCAACACCGGCATCGCGGTCACGTTCGTCGACTGGGACGACCTGCACCGCTGGGCGCTGATCAACAAGGTCCTCGACCTCGGCATCCCCGAGCCGCAGGAGACCTACTCCTCCTCCGAGCACCTGTTCACCGACCTCGACATCCCCACCACCGCCACCGGCACCCTGCCGAAGTCGGCCCGCACCCGCGAGGGCCTCGAGGCCGAGGCGGTCGAGGACCTCGGCGAGACCGGCAAGCGCGCCGGCAAGGGCGGTGGCCGTGGCGAGCGTGAGCCCGGTGGCCGCCACGGCAGCGAGGAGGGCGGCTCCCGCGGCCGTTCCCGCAACCGCCGCTCCGGTGGTCGGGGCGAGGCCGCCTCCGGCAGCACCGAGGCGGGCACGCGCAGTGAGTCCACCCGCAGCGAGTCCGGCAGCCGCGGCGACGCGGACAAGCCGCGCCGCCAGCGCAACCGCCGCCGCACCCGTGGCGGTCAGCCCTCGGGCGACGCCCAGGGCTGAGCCGCCGGACCCCTGTCGGGGGCCGGCTATGCCGCAGGACCTGACGCCCTGCCGAGGATGCATCCTCGGCAGGGCGTCCTGTCACGCGGCACAGCCAGGCAGGGCGCGCACGTCACTTCCCGACCGCACGGGAGCGGCACACCGCCCGAGCGTTGACTCCGCGCCGCCTGACGGCGACAGTGGTGCCCGTCGCGACCCCGGCGGGCACCAGGACCGTGCGGGACGAAACGTCGACGAGCCGAGAGGACCGACGACGTGCGACCCGACCAACCCCGCCACCGTGTTGCCCAGCTCCTGCTACAGCGCCTCGACGCCCTCGGGCAGGTGCTCGCGGCCCGCGGTGATGCCGTCGCCCTGATCGCGCTGGGCTCGGTCGGCCGCGACCTGCACCGGCTCGACGAGCACTCCGACATGGACTTCTTCGTCGTCGTGGACGACGCTGCCGTGGAGGGCTACCTCGACTCGATCGACTGGCTGGAGTCGCTGCACCCGGTGGCGTTCAGCTTCGCCAACAGCGTTAACGGCCGGAAGGTCCTCTTCGCGGACGGCCTGTTCGCCGAGTACGCCGTGTTCACCCGGACCGAGCTCGACGCCAGCTGGTTCCCGCCGGGCCGGCTGGTGTGGAGCCGCCCCGACGCCCCGGCGGGACTGGAGGTCTCCGTCCGGCCTCAGCCGAGGTCGCCCTACGACACGGTGAGCTACCACGTCCATGAAGCCGTGACGAACCTCTTCGTCGGCCTACACCGGGACGCCCGGGGTGAGCGGCTGAGCGCGATGCGCTTCATCCAGTCCTACGCCGTGGACCGCGTGCTGACCGTGCTCGAGCTGTCGGGGGTCGGCGCCACCCCCCGGCAGGACGCCTTCGCCATCGAGCGTGGTGCGGAGCGGCGGCTGGCCCCCGATCAGCTGCCCCTGGCCTCGATGCTGCCCGGCTACGAGCACAACCGCGAGGCAGCGGCCGCCGTGCTCGAGTGGCTCGTCGCCCACACGGACGTCGACCCGGTGATGGTCGCCGCGGTGCGCGAGCTGCTCGAGGGCTGAGCCACTCGCCCAGCCACACGGCATACCGGCCGGGGACACAGCAGGGCCCGCACCCTCGTAGGGTGCGGGCCCTGCGGTGCGGGAACCCTCGGGTCAGGCGCCGATGGTCGCGGTGTCGATGACGTAGCGGTAGCGCACACCGGAGGACACGACCTTCTCGTAGGCCTCGTTGACCTGGTCGGCGCTGATCGTCTCGATCGTGGCGCCGATGCCGTGCTTCGCGGCGAAGTCGAGCATCTCCTGGGTCTGGGCGATGCCGCCGATGTTGGAGCCGGCCAGGACCTTGCTGCCGCCGATGAGCGAGAACGCGGCGAACGTGTCGGGGTCGCTCGGGGCGCCCACGTTGACCAGGGCGCCGAGCGGCTTGAGCAGGGACAGGTAGGCGTCGACCGGCAGGTTCGCGCTGACCGTGTTGAGGATCAGGTCGAAGGAGCCCTTGAGGTCCTCGAACGTCTGCTCGTCGGCGGTGGAGCGGTGGTCGGTGGCGCCGAAGGCCTTCGCGTCCTCCTGCTTGGCCAGCGACCGGCTCAGGACGGTCACCTCGGCGCCGAGCGCGGCCGCGAACTTCACGCCCATGTGGCCCAGGCCGCCCATGCCGACGACGGCGACCTTCTTGCCCGGGCCGGCGCCCCAGCGCTTGAGCGGGTTGAAGGTCGTGATGCCGGCGCACAGCAGCGGCGCCGCGACGTCGAGCTCGAGGGCGTCGGGGATGCGCACGGCGAAGCGCTCGGAGACGACGACCTGCTGGCTGTAGCCGCCCTTCGTCTTCTCGCCGTCGTAGCCCTCGCCGTTGTAGGTCATGACGGCGCCCTTGGTGCAGAACTGCTCCTCGCCGTCCTTGCAGTACTCACACTCGCCGCAGGAGTCGACCATGCAGCCGACGCCCACGCGGTCGCCGACCTTGTACTTCGTCACGCCGGAGCCGACCTCCGACACCACACCGGCGATCTCGTGGCCGGGGACCATCGGGAAGATGGCCGGGCCCCACTCCTCGCGGACCTGGTGGATGTCGCTGTGGCAGATGCCGGCGAACTTGACGTCGATCAGCACGTCGTCGTCGCGCAGCTCGCGGGTCTCGATCGTGGTGGCCTGCAGGGGCGCGCCGGCGGAGGCGGCGGACAGGGCAGCAGTGCGGGACATGTGGTGTCTCCTTCACGGTTCGCGGTTGGTCACCGTCAGGGGACAAGTCACCGCAAAGCGGTGGTATTCCGGGCAGCCGCCGGTTTCAGATGTTCGTCACACCCGCGTCAGAGGCTCTTCACCAACGCTGCGGCGACGTCGCGGTAGGCCTTCGCCCCGCGCGAGGTGCGGGCCGTGGTGAGGATCGAGCGGCCCACGGCCGGTGCCTCGGCGAAGCGCACCGTCTTGGGGATCGGTGGGCTCAGGACCGGCAGGTCGTAGCGCTCCCCCACGTCGGCCAGCACCGCCTGGGCGTGGTTGCTGCGCCCGTCGTACATCGTCGGCAGGATGCCGAGGACCTCGAGGTCGCGGTTGAGGATGCGCTGCACGTCGGCGACGGTGTCGAGCAGCTGGCCGACACCGCGGTGGCTGAGCATCTCGCACGGCATCGGGATGACCAGGCCGTGCGCGGCGGTGAGCGCGTTGAGCGTCAGCACCCCCAGCGACGGGGAGCAGTCGATGAGGATGACGTCGTAGTCGCCGGTCAACGGCTCCAACGCGGTGCGCAGGACGTACTCGCGGCCGGGGCGGGGCAGCAGCTGGGCCTCGGCGCCCGCGAGCTCGATCATGCTCGGGATCAGGTCGACGCCGTCCTCGCAGGCGACCCGGGCCTCGGCCGCGTCGACCTTGCCGAGCAGCACCTCGTTGATGCTGGTCTCCACCTCGTCCGGGTCGACGCCGAGGCTGAAGGTCAGGCACGCCTGGGCGTCGAGGTCGACCAGCAGCACCCGCTTGCCGTGCTCGGCGAACGCCGCGCCCAGGGAGGCCACGGAGGTCGTCTTGGCGACCCCGCCCTTCTGGTTGGCCACGGCGATGACTGTTGCGCCACGCCTGCGCTGCTCCGCTGACGTCGTGCGAGTCCCGCGCGCCTGTCCGCGTGCCACGTGCCCCTCCTCGCTGCCGGGTGGTCATGCCTGCCGGTGTCCCGGCCAAGCATGGCAGGGGCGCGCCGGTCTGTCCGTGACCGCGACCTCACCGGCGCGGGAGCCGGTACCGCCGCGCAGGACCTTTGCCTCTCCGGCCCGTCGGTGCGCTCGCCGCATGCTGGCGGTGACAGCAGGAGGTGCCCCATGACGACCATGCCCGCCGGTCAGGAGCCGGTCCCCTCCGACCGTGCCGGCCAACCGGCGCAGCCCGCCGCGGCGAGCGAGCGCGAGCTTGCCCGCAAGCGGCTCGAGGCCCGTCGGGGGCTGACCGCGCACGTGGTCTCCTACGTCGTGATCAACGCCTTCCTCATCGGGGTGTGGGCACTGACCGGGCGCGGCTACTTCTGGCCCATCTGGGTCCTCGCCGGGTGGGGCGTCGGCCTCGTCCTCAACGCCTGGGACGTGCTGTGGCGCAAGCCGATCACCGAGGCCGACATCGAGGCCGAGATGCGCAAGGGACCACCCCAGGACTGACCTCATGACCGGCCCGTCGGCCCGGGCGCTCAGTCCTGGACCGGCACCCCGTCGGGCTCCAGCGCAGCCCACGAGGACTTCTCCGGGCCCATGGCCTGGCCCTCCGGGCAGTGCGCCCGGAAGTCGCACCAGGTGCACAGCGGCGAGGTGCGCGGGGCGAAGTGACGCGACACCACCCCCACCTCCTTGTAGTCGGCGTCCGCCCGGCGCAGGTCGCTGGCGATCGACTCGGCCTCGGCGACCTTGCGCTGCAGCGACTCCGGCGTGTGCTCGTGGGTCACCACCTCGCCGGTCGGCACGTGGTGGAGCTCGACCGTGGTGCATGGCCGGCGGAACATGCGGGAGGAGGCCACGGCATACAGCGCCAGGGGCAGGGAGGTGCGGGCGTCGTCCGCGGTCGGGGCCACCCGGCTGGTCTTGTAGTCGACGACGGCGAGCCGGCCGTCGCGCTCGTCGAGCCGGTCGATGCGGCCGTTGAGCGCCAGCGACCCGGTCTTGAGCGCGACCGTGCGCTCGATGCCGAGCGGAGCGGCCTGCGGGTCGACCCCCTCCAGGTAGGCCGCGACCTGGGCCTGCGCCTTCTCCCGCCACCGCGCGGACTGCTCCGGGTTGCGGAAGCCGAGGTCGATCCAGGAGCTGCGGACCAGCCGGGCGCCCGCCGCCGGGGTGCGGTCGACCGGCGCGAGGTCCCAGTAGTCGCGCAGGGCGTTGTGCACGGCCACGCCGAAGGAGGTGTGCGCGCGCTGCGGCCGGGCGACCGGGCGGGGCCGGTCGAGGTAGGTCATGCGGTAGCGGCGCGGGCAGTCCAGCCAGGTCAGCAGCCGGCTCGGGCTCGCGGAGTAGAGCGGGGTCGGCATGCCGCCGAACGCCTGCTGGACGGGCGCGCCCGAGGTCTGGCTCATGCGCGGCAGGCTAGCCGCGACCACTGACGAACGCGCGCACGGAGTCGGCGATCATCTGCACGGCGATGGCCGACAGCAGCAGGCCGGCGACGCGGGTCAGCAGCGTGGTGCCGCTGTCCTTCAGCACCCGGTGCACCTGGCCGGCGAAGCGCAGGAACAGCCAGACCACGAACAGGCAGGCCAGCAGGCCCAGGCCCACCGCGACGTACTGCGACGGCTGGTGCGATCGCTGGACGAAGAGCATGGT is a genomic window containing:
- a CDS encoding ParA family protein, with product MANQKGGVAKTTSVASLGAAFAEHGKRVLLVDLDAQACLTFSLGVDPDEVETSINEVLLGKVDAAEARVACEDGVDLIPSMIELAGAEAQLLPRPGREYVLRTALEPLTGDYDVILIDCSPSLGVLTLNALTAAHGLVIPMPCEMLSHRGVGQLLDTVADVQRILNRDLEVLGILPTMYDGRSNHAQAVLADVGERYDLPVLSPPIPKTVRFAEAPAVGRSILTTARTSRGAKAYRDVAAALVKSL
- a CDS encoding RecB family exonuclease, whose protein sequence is MSQTSGAPVQQAFGGMPTPLYSASPSRLLTWLDCPRRYRMTYLDRPRPVARPQRAHTSFGVAVHNALRDYWDLAPVDRTPAAGARLVRSSWIDLGFRNPEQSARWREKAQAQVAAYLEGVDPQAAPLGIERTVALKTGSLALNGRIDRLDERDGRLAVVDYKTSRVAPTADDARTSLPLALYAVASSRMFRRPCTTVELHHVPTGEVVTHEHTPESLQRKVAEAESIASDLRRADADYKEVGVVSRHFAPRTSPLCTWCDFRAHCPEGQAMGPEKSSWAALEPDGVPVQD
- a CDS encoding NAD(P)-dependent alcohol dehydrogenase, with translation MSRTAALSAASAGAPLQATTIETRELRDDDVLIDVKFAGICHSDIHQVREEWGPAIFPMVPGHEIAGVVSEVGSGVTKYKVGDRVGVGCMVDSCGECEYCKDGEEQFCTKGAVMTYNGEGYDGEKTKGGYSQQVVVSERFAVRIPDALELDVAAPLLCAGITTFNPLKRWGAGPGKKVAVVGMGGLGHMGVKFAAALGAEVTVLSRSLAKQEDAKAFGATDHRSTADEQTFEDLKGSFDLILNTVSANLPVDAYLSLLKPLGALVNVGAPSDPDTFAAFSLIGGSKVLAGSNIGGIAQTQEMLDFAAKHGIGATIETISADQVNEAYEKVVSSGVRYRYVIDTATIGA
- a CDS encoding 2TM domain-containing protein, whose translation is MTTMPAGQEPVPSDRAGQPAQPAAASERELARKRLEARRGLTAHVVSYVVINAFLIGVWALTGRGYFWPIWVLAGWGVGLVLNAWDVLWRKPITEADIEAEMRKGPPQD